The following DNA comes from Carassius carassius chromosome 41, fCarCar2.1, whole genome shotgun sequence.
gagccttggcccacaggacacgacggcgcttctggaccatgttcacatatggcttcctttttgcatgatagagctttagttggcatctgctgatggcacggcagattgtgtttaccgacagtggtttctgaaagtattcctgggcccatttagtaatgtcattgacacaatcattgtttttaaagttttccacaatttttttacgcagtctttcacagattggagagcctctgcccatctttacttctgagagactctgcttctctaagacaaagcttttatagctaatcatgttaaagacctgatataaattaacttaattaatcactagatgttctcccagctgaatcttttcaaaactgcttgcttttttagccatttgttaaccccgtgccaacttttttgagacctgtagcaggcattaaattttaaatgagctaattaagtgcataaaagtgtaaaatttctcagtttaaacatttgctacgttatctatgttctattgtgaataaaatattggctcatgtgatttgaaattcctttagttttcattttattaaaatttaaaaaacgttccaacttttccggaattcgggttgtatatatatatatataagtaggaattaatgtacatactgtatagattgggaatatatattttagttttaaaagagaaaatgttgcctttgcaactagatgaaataatttgatttcagtcaatgctattttattttaagctatttcaagcaaaaatgtttttcttaaccTAGGCACATTTGTGCACATTTATTTATAGCATCTACTCTTTATTAACTTTGCCATAACGATTTTCACTTAAAACAACAGGTCTCGGAATTTGGAATTAGCATTACAGGTCCAAAATCTTTACCACCAATTAAGATAAAACTAGCAAGGAGTCAGATAAGATAATGTACACTTTCATGAAAGTTTATCATGTAATTATGCAATTAATTTGACGCAGGGATAGGTTATATTCAGCAAAAATTCAGTCCATGATAACATCTAACTTAATTTCTAATAAATATAATCTGAGCAGGTGTTTAAATGAAGTCACGTATTTTGAACAGGACTTGCATGGCGATGGTGATGAGTAACATGTACAGGCTCTTAAAGATGATAGCCACAGTAGCAGACCCAGATGTTGGCGCTGAAGACCATTGCGAAGAGTGCGCCACCTTCCAGTGCCAAGAGCATGCCCAGAGCCACCTAACCCCAGCGAGACCAGTCTGCAGATGAAAAACTGATGCCATACGCCGCCGCTGCCCCTGTGGTGCAGTCATGTCCAGTGAGAAACATTCAAATACAGTCTAAAGGCCTGTAGTTTAAATTTAAAACTGGAGTGgtattacatttcatttctttgtGAATGTTCAGTAATAAGTATGCTAGATTTTACTTGATAATAAGTTGTAATTGATATTAGAACAGTAAAATCTACTTAAAAATTTTTTCAAGTAAATCTTGGTTCTTTTCAGTGTACGTAGTGTGAATGAAATTTGAACGTACTTCATCTGCCATGTTGATATGGTCATGTGACCTTCAGTGTGTCTCTTTACTGCCAATCACAAAtcccatggcctcatgggatagtaaaatgTCCATTAAATGCACACTTCAGAACCTCATCAGAATGCGGGTACTTTTCACCTACTGTGTATTCAGACGTACTAGTCCTGCTCTTTTGGCCTACTGTTTTTCACGTTCTGTATAGTAGTGTTGATTTCGGATGCCATGATGGATCTTAAAGTTAGGTTAGATGCCATTTAACACAGATGAAAACAAGGATGTGATAGACAGACTTAATTACTCTTTACAGTGGTACGCACTGTATTAATGTCCTAGATCACATTCTTTTCACAACACACAATTTTCTTAACTGATTGATGGAGTTTTTGTCTACTGaaatcttattatttttcttgaaACTTTAAGCTGAACAGTCTGTTAAATATAAGTGCAATCTATTTAACACACTGCACTTCTATCCCTCAAAGCCTGGTTTTCATTactgtctaaaataaaatatggttcTACACTGACTAAGATCTATATTGGGCATATTATCTAGACTTAACTGAGTTCATAATAAATAAGTGTCCTGTCTACTCACCTAACAGGTTTGAGAGGGCCTCCACTCCTCCATTGTAGACCGTGAAGCTTCTAGACGGCTCCACGTACTCCCACAGCAACTGGACGTAGTTTATTATCTGGTAGTAGCCAGCGGTAGCTAGCACTCTCAACACCTGGGATATCATATGGACAGCAGAATTGCACCCCATTTAGATTTTCTAGGAATCAGCTTCCATTTCATTGCGACTTTAAACATGGaagaaaatgctaattttagtTATTGATCCACTTtttttcaaggtccagaaaagtataaaaagcatcgtcagaatagtccatctagttgttcaactgtaacattatgaagggacaagaatactttttgcatgtgaagaaaacaaaaataattactttattcaacaatttgtcttctcttatttatttttgttttctttgcatacaaaaagtattatcactgcttcataacgttacggttgaaccactgatagcCGAAGGAGTTTTCTgaagatgcttttcatacttttctggaccttggcaGTGTATTTTACTTTGCAGTCTATGatacagtcacaagcctcccggttttcattcaaaatacctttaattgtgttccgaagacaaattaAGCTTTTACAGATTTGgtacgacatggaggtaagtgattaatgacaaaatgttcattttagggtggaaTAACCCTTTAAGTTCTTAGACTGTAAAAGCAGAATACTGAGTTAAGGAATTTTCCTGTTTTATCCACTGACAACCTCATTTAGCTGCTTATTAGCAACCAATTTTCATggcataaatgctttaaaaatatcaCAAGTAGGGCAAAATATCTTAATCAGAGACCTTATTTCAGACATTTAACCAAAAAGTCAACAAACTTTGGGACGATGGAGACAGAAGTGCAAATAGCACTTATTTTAGATGGTTTAGGACTCATTACTGCAGCACTCATTGTTTAACCATGTGGTTTTACTAATATGACAGGTTAAACTCATTAGTCCTACCTGACCTGGAATTTTTTGCACTTTTGTTATCACAATTACCAGAACCTTCTGGTATTTCAACTCTACGCCATCTTTTTGGCCATTGTTATAAAGTTCTTTCTCTGTCCCCGCATCCCTTTCACCATCAGTCTCTCCACTACCACTCCTCCTTTGGTGGAAGAACATACTTGTCTTGGGCATTGGGAGAAGAATGGAGGTGATCAGTGCAATGGCAGTGAGAACCAATGTAAACACTAGTTATAGGACATCAGTTCAAAACAGACTAGGATCTGGCCCAACACTGAACCAGCGGTGTTGCCCAGAAGCTGGGCTAACCGGCAGTATGAGGTGGCTTTCAGGTAGTGCTTCAACTCCACCACACTGTAGAGATACGTGAAGTAAGCAACATCGCACAACGTCACCAATCCGCTCGTAAACTATATGGCCTGCATCTCTGGTACACCATTACACCACAGCAACATCGCCATGGTGGAGAACAGGACTAAACACTGGAAGACGTAGCCACTTTGTGAAAAAAGGAAGAACGGAACCAGCACTGCCAGGTACGAGTAAGTCCACACCGGGAATATCTGATTGGTTACCTTTGGTAAAAAAACAGAGATTTATTTCACAGATCAAAATTTGcaacagagctgggtagattacttacaaactgATGTCCATGactaaatataaattacattatgaAAACCAGAGGTGTCATGGCCATTCAAAGTgatatattttatggcatgacacccatatctgggacttaagtaaaaaaaaagaattttatgtgtagttaatagattacagtaTTAGTCTACTTTGCCCATCACAAATTATAGATCAAATAAtttataaaggtgcaaaacgttTTTTTCTATGTGCACACGCCCCCTAAAAAAATCAAGAGTGCATGATGCCCCTGATTAAAACTGTTAGTAACTTAGGTTACTTATTTCAGGTAATGTATTCTGACTACTTTTTGGATTactttttaccaaaaaaaaaaaattttttacttacCATACCCTTCCTTACCATAccctatttatataaaaaagcaaagagaaagaaaatatattcaatttttAAAATCAACGTTATAAGATGCAttagggtttcccaaactgggcttAATGAAAGAACTGCAGTAGGTTTTTGAGCTGATAGAAAGCTAATAATTAACTACCGATAAATCACAAAAATGTGATATAGTGTGAATATATTCAAATCCAAATGGTATGACACACAGTAGGATTTTTAGAAaggaaaatagagaaaaaaaaaagaattagggAGAATTGCTAAATAATGAGTGATTTACTGCATTTacattgtgtgaataatatgtaataataatcgAACTcttaaaaaagtaattgtaatcTGATTATGAACATTATATGATGTAATATACTCAAGTAATATTACGAGTACTTAAGCATACAGCAACAGGCTCATCCTGATGGGGTGCACATAATAGCTGGTGATTTTAACCAGGCATGCCTAAAGACTGTTCTTCCAAATTTCACATGTGAAGCGTGCCATCAGACAGAAGAGCATAGCCTATTAGATCATGTATATTGCAATATTAAGCAAGCATAGAGGGCATTGCCACAACCACATGTAGGTCAGTTAGACCATCTGTCACTGCACCATGCCAGCGTACACCCCTCGTGGAAGACGAACAAAGCCCATCAGAAGACTGATCAGCACTTGGCCAGAGAATGCTCTCTCACAGGTTCAAGACTGTTTCATTAGCACAGAGTGGAGTGTTTTTGAAAATCAAGACCTGGGAGAACATACACATGCTGTTCTGGGATACATCTCATATTGTACTGAGAACGTCACTGTTAAAAAACATCTTCAGATCTTCCCAAACCAAAAACCATGGATGACGAGAGAATTCTGAACTCTCATACATGACCGTAACATCGCATATAGAGCTGGGCCCAAGCGAATTTGAAGAGGGGCATTAAAGCTGCAAATAAGTCATACAAACAAAGGATTGAGGGTAATTTCACTGATGGGGATCCAAGTAGGGCATGGCAGGGGATACAGTACATGACCAACTATAAGGGCTGTAATATCACACCAGTTTACACTGATGCATTGCTGGCAGAGGAACTGAACATACTCTTTGTCCCCTAAAAAAAACAGACTGACTTCATCCCCACCCACCTGCAGTAGCACCTCACTAACTCTGCAGCAACATCAAGTGAGGAGTGGATTAAGAAAAGCGAACCCCAGAAAGGCTTCAGGACCTGATGGAGTACCAGGGAAAGTACTCTCGGTATGTGCAGACCAGCTTTCAGGGATTCTTACtaagattttttacatttccttaacCCATGTCATCATCCCTACCTGCCTAAAACCGTCTGTTATCATCCCTGTCCCTAAAACAACCACAGACTGTAGCTTGAATAACTTTAGGCTCATTGATTGACATCAGTGTtgatgaagtgctttgagagACTGGTCTTGTGCCACATCAAGGCCTGCCTCCCTCCGTCATTGATCCtatcagtttgcctacagagcaaacccACTGCACTGAGGGTGCCATTGTCATCGCCCTCAACAATGCACTTAGTCATCTAGAGCATGCAGGAAATTATGTAAGGCTATTTTTCATAGATTATAACTCAGCCTTTAACTCTATCATTCCTGATATCATGAGAAATAAATTACTGAACCTGCAGCTCCCTCCTTCTACTTGTGCTTGGATAAAGGACTTCTTAATCAATAGACTACAAACTATGAAATTTGGTTCTCATGTATCCTCCTCTCTTACACTCAGCACAGCATCGCCCCAGGGCTCTGTGCTGAGTCCGCTCCTGTATGCTCTCTATACTTATGAATGTGTCTTCTAAACCCAtcccaaaaataaaatgataaagttTGCAGATAACTCTGCACAAAAGATAACCGGTTGTCCTCTGCCCTCCCTAGAGGAGATCTACAGCTCCCAGTGGGTCCATCATGTCAGACTCCTCCCACCCAGCCCACCACCTACAGTATTTGATTTGTTGCCCTTAGGTAGGCTCTTCAGATCGATTAAAACTTGAAACCTCCAGAGTCAGGGACAGTTTCTTTCCatgatatttaattaattatttatggcTATGATGCtactttttgatatttttataccTTTTACTTTCTGTAACTTATGTCATGTCCTATTgtgtttttaatgtgtgtgtgtgtttttttaattgcacTAAAGGGAGTTGCATTATAATCTTAGGACAATAAAGGACAATAAAGTTGTTGAACTGTACTTGATTTTTGGAATCAGATTACACGTAATCAATTACTAACTAGCTCTGATCAGTAACTATATCACAACAACTGATTAATGCGAAAAACTGCATATAGATAATTTCTTACCATATGtactaaagaaaaataaataaaaatattagcatctgaataataaaatataataaataacaaaattatattatttttagattaaatATAGCATGTCACACTACTGTAACTTTTAATATATTCGTTCTAATTTACTAAagaatgagaaaaaataaatatgtattatctTTGTATTAAAATTGGAACAACATTAGCATGAGTAGATGTTACTAGATGTTAGCGTGTTAAAGGAACGCAATGAGAAATGGTTCTAAAGGCCTTACTGTGCTGAAGAACCCATAGACGCATAACAGACAAGTTGGATACTTCCAGTCCCTCATCCAATGCTTGAGAGACTCCATCTCCATTTCCTCCAGTTAGATGATAGCCTACAgtaaatttattaaatgtatgttaTTTTCAAAAGAGCACTATCTTTGCATGCACTATATATCTTAGCAGGTGTGTGAGATATGTTTTCATGGAAGTACTGTTCCTGTCTTGAGATAATAACCATTCACTCTGAGTGCAAGAGTCagtttcactgtgtgtgtgtgtgtgtgtgtgtgtgtgtgtgtgtttgagtgtttgagtgtttgaGTGGATATGCTGTAAATGAGCAATCAGTGTGTAAAGTTCTGCTTAGATTATTTTGATTACTCCTTCATTACTCCAATACTATTATTAACCAGACAATCAAgccttgattatttatttaatactatgcagtatttatttatttaatcaataagtGTTTAAGATTTACTGCTTtgacaaattttaattttactcGTGTCTTTACACTTTGTAAGTAAAagttttttcttcagattttctTCTTTGTAATGGGGGACcacacttattttatttaattattttatcatattattttgtttatgaCCCCCTCCCGGATAAGCGGtggaaatggatggatggatagttatttttttatttgttttatttttattttatttgtattttatttgcacTAATTCTTTAGGGTTTTCATTTTGAATTCCTACACGCTGCTGATTCTgtcgaacttttattttgaattccTACGTGTTTCTCATGCTTCCTGTTTCAAATTGGTTTCTCGTGACAATCCCCGGTTTGTGGAGAAAACACAAGCAGGTTAGAAAAATACACACGTTAGACTTGAATTGCTTTAATACTGTGCAAAATTTCTATCAAAACAAACGCGTCGaacattattttcataaatacatcttttaaaaagtgtaaaaatggTATGACAATgttaacacaaaacacaaataagTATTGCTAATAAATAGCATTTATGGACATTTACCCTGATAATACTAAGGTATTAGTTACGTGCATTAGAATCGCGTGTTCactgaaaaaatataaacatttattgtcATGGTGTACATTAAAATAAGATGGtattaatatgtttgtttgtacATATGATACTTTCATGGTTAAGTACTTTTAATCTGTTTAGTAATCaactaatttaaatgtatttttccagGTGTGCAATTATGGACAGCAACAGATTCCAGATCGTGGTGCAGGGAGAAGCATCTGAAACCGACTCAGATGATGAAGTGTACATCACCTCTGCTCCTCCTGTCCAtgcatcctcatcatcatcatcagggaTGAAGGTCCCAGGAGAGGCGTCCGAAACCGACAGCGAGGATGAGGAAGAGAGAGCTCGCAGACTAGCCTCTGAAAGCCATCAACAGATGCTCCGCAGAGATCTGCCGCCTCTCATCGTGATCAGAAACACACCTGCGTCTCCCTCTGGACAGCAGGACAAATCATCACCTGTGTCCAGACCTGACTCGTGTAGGTTTAACACGTTACTCCAGCAGAAACTGCAGGAGAGCAATGCACGGTTGTGCGCAGATGTCAATCAAAGCCTGAAACAGGTGTATCAGAACGCTGCACGGGACATAAGACAGGCCACCACTCACCTCAACAACTCTCAGACAGGCATCATCAACGCATCCCACAGCATCAGACTCATACTAGAGGACCTGAAGTCAGTGTCTGAGAAGATCGACATCATTACTAGCTGTCATCTGCTGCCGGACATCACCATGCCAAACCCGCTCTCTGAACAATGCTAATAAAATGAGCACGATGAAATGGCTGCATGtatataaaatgacaaatgttgtgaaatattattgcttaAAATGGGCCTGCTCTTGGCCTGTTGAAGGTCCAATGTTACCCACAGCTTAgatacattgtttttattttcttgtgtgCTACATATCAATAGTATTTGATCAATATGGTCATCATTAACAGTTATTATCAATTAATAACATGAACATTTTTTTGGAGTGATTTGTTGAATGCACTAACAAACGGACAACAAATTCTGCAAGAAAAAAAGGTAAACTTTTCCAATTTGTTAAACaaatttcttaaattaaattcaatttatcGAAGAAAGTGTACATTTTAGGGGATGAAACTAGTCaccatttcttttcattttctttcatttttccccCATCAATTAAACTTATCCTgtgattaataaatgtaataaaacattttttgaataatattcttattattgaaattataaaataaataatacaggtCCTAAAACTGaatttagctatatatatatatacagctgcTGCTACTACTCGTCAATTAGCCAAATATTAATTTTGGTTGTTTCAAACTGCTGCATACATGTATTTtgtcaaaaaacataaaaacaaaagcatAATTCATAAACTGCGTTTGATTGGAAACTTTATTGAAACATACAGGTCTGTGATGAGCATTTTGGAAATTGTATAAATTTATATGgagtaaagaacatgaaagcttCAAAGCACCACCTCGACTGGAATAAACAGTAGGAAATGCAACATAGGCCTATTATTCGAAGAAAATATGTCATTGAATCTACTGCAGATACTTTGAAACACTTGCAACTAAGTTTAAAAGGCACTTTGAAGACAGATTTACCTACTCCATTGATACATATGTAACAATCTCTGGTGTTCATTCGACTAAATGAAATCATAGTCTGTGCTTCTTAACCTGAATAAGGCACTGTCCATGAGACTGGACAAGCTTATCTTTCCACCATACATTTAATTTCAGACCATCTATTTTTAAAGGACACTGATGCTGCAAATATGAAGCAATGGTTCTTAAAGCGATATAAATAAACCTTCGAGAAATGGTTTGATGGACGGTAATGATCACATCAACAGTATCAAAAGAAGTTAGTTTGCAGACGCTCCCTACAGGCAATCACGCATACATTATATCACTCACACTTACGAACTCTCATGCTCCTGTTCATGGGTTTCTTTCACAGAGGtgcaccaattaaaaaaaaaacgtgcaaCAGATGTGCAAATTTTGTCCTATGCAGACCTTCAGCTACATGTTAAagctcacacacgcactcacacagaAATTAAGTCACAAGATGCGATTAGTAGGGCTATTGCCAGTGGCAGCaacatatatattaaaacagattgTTGCTATCTAATGTATAACACTGAGCATCAAAGGAAATAGTAAAGGACTGATAGTACAGTAATAATGCTACAAAAGCTTTAGTTTCCAGGTAAACAACTAAACCAAACCAAGTTGATCTGAAAAGCATAAAATCTAAACAATACATTCAATATGAAATAAACAAggtgaatgaaagaaaaaaaaggcacagggattaaaaaggaaagaaaataacttttcctctccatacAGGAGTCTCACATTCTGTTATTGTCATTTATGATGATAATACAAAAAGAAAACGGTATTCTGTTTCAAAATACAGTTCTTAGAtgtgcaaaaaaagaagaaaaaaaagacaacttcctgtttcaaaatGTGAACTCGGTCCTCCAGTATTTCAGTTTACAGTATAAGTGAGATTTCAGTGGGAAAATATTGCAcgttaatgtgttttttattttttttcaagtcatGATGTCATAAATGATGTCGTCTGACTGATCAGGTCAAAATCCACAGGTTTTAATGTTGGGATTTGTCTGAGCATTAAAGGATTCTATTTTAATCCAGTAAAAGTC
Coding sequences within:
- the LOC132123200 gene encoding biogenesis of lysosome-related organelles complex 1 subunit 3-like, with amino-acid sequence MDSNRFQIVVQGEASETDSDDEVYITSAPPVHASSSSSSGMKVPGEASETDSEDEEERARRLASESHQQMLRRDLPPLIVIRNTPASPSGQQDKSSPVSRPDSCRFNTLLQQKLQESNARLCADVNQSLKQVYQNAARDIRQATTHLNNSQTGIINASHSIRLILEDLKSVSEKIDIITSCHLLPDITMPNPLSEQC